Proteins from a single region of Verrucosispora sp. NA02020:
- a CDS encoding aldo/keto reductase family protein, which produces MEFRHLGRSGLMVSEISYGNWITHGSQVEEDAAFACVRAALDAGITTFDTADVYAGTRAEDVLGRALEQERREGLEIFTKVYWPTGPGRNDRGLSRKHIMESINGSLRRLRTDYVDLYQAHRYDYSTPLEETMEAFADVVHSGKAHYIGVSEWKASQIREAHALARELRIPLVSSQPQYSMLWRVIESEVVPTSEELGIGQIVWSPMAQGVLTGKYLPGQPPPAGSRATDEKSGAGFIAKWLTDDVLTRVQQLRPLADQAGLTMAQLAVAWVLQNPNVSSAIVGASRPEQVHDTVKAAGVKLDAGLLKAIDEIVEPVTERDPARTESPAERP; this is translated from the coding sequence ATGGAATTCCGACACCTGGGCCGCTCCGGCCTGATGGTCAGCGAGATCTCGTACGGCAACTGGATCACCCATGGCTCGCAGGTCGAGGAGGACGCGGCGTTCGCCTGCGTCCGAGCCGCCCTCGACGCCGGCATCACCACCTTCGACACCGCCGACGTGTACGCCGGCACCCGCGCCGAGGACGTCCTCGGCCGGGCGCTGGAGCAGGAGCGGCGCGAGGGCCTGGAGATCTTCACCAAGGTGTACTGGCCCACCGGTCCGGGCCGCAACGACCGGGGCCTGTCCCGCAAGCACATCATGGAGTCGATCAACGGGTCACTGCGCCGGTTGCGGACCGACTACGTCGACCTCTACCAGGCCCACCGGTACGACTACAGCACGCCGCTGGAAGAGACGATGGAGGCGTTCGCCGACGTCGTGCACTCCGGCAAGGCGCACTACATCGGGGTCTCCGAGTGGAAGGCGTCGCAGATCCGCGAGGCCCACGCCCTCGCCCGGGAGCTGCGCATCCCGCTGGTCTCCAGCCAGCCGCAGTACTCGATGCTCTGGCGGGTCATCGAGAGCGAGGTCGTGCCGACCAGCGAGGAGCTGGGCATCGGTCAGATCGTCTGGTCGCCGATGGCGCAGGGCGTCCTCACCGGCAAGTACCTCCCCGGCCAGCCGCCGCCCGCCGGTTCCCGGGCCACCGACGAGAAGTCCGGCGCCGGATTCATCGCCAAGTGGCTCACCGACGACGTGCTGACCCGGGTGCAGCAGCTCCGGCCGCTGGCCGACCAGGCCGGCCTGACCATGGCCCAGCTCGCCGTGGCCTGGGTGCTGCAGAACCCGAACGTCTCCTCGGCGATCGTCGGCGCGTCCCGCCCCGAGCAGGTGCACGACACCGTGAAGGCGGCCGGGGTGAAGCTCGACGCCGGTCTGCTCAAGGCGATCGACGAGATCGTCGAGCCGGTCACCGAGCGGGACCCGGCGCGTACCGAGTCGCCGGCCGAGCGGCCCTGA
- a CDS encoding site-2 protease family protein, with protein sequence MSPRDSEPLVLGVPRAAFRPSPVFLALVALLVTSALLTWHGVGNVRVAVFGFVVTGWLVSLCLHEYAHAVVAYRFGDRGVAHRGYLTLNPLKYSHPLLSIALPVAVVLLGGIGLPGGAVWVDRHVITGRLRHTLVSLAGPATNVVFALVLVAVLRLGSSGGGPVEFWAAVALLAFLQVTASLLNLLPVPGLDGGNMIQPWLSPPYRRMYDLFAPYGFILLFALLWNPTIGGWFFDAVFAIGDVLGLPPWLYATGLDLVRFWQS encoded by the coding sequence ATGTCGCCGCGGGACTCCGAGCCGCTGGTGCTGGGGGTGCCCCGGGCCGCGTTCCGGCCCAGCCCGGTGTTCCTCGCACTGGTCGCGTTGCTGGTCACCAGCGCGTTGCTGACCTGGCACGGCGTCGGCAACGTCCGCGTCGCGGTGTTCGGCTTCGTGGTCACCGGCTGGCTGGTCTCGCTCTGCCTGCACGAGTACGCCCACGCCGTGGTCGCGTACCGGTTCGGTGACCGGGGGGTGGCCCACCGCGGCTACCTGACGCTCAACCCGCTCAAGTACAGCCACCCGTTGCTCTCCATCGCGCTGCCGGTGGCGGTGGTGCTGCTCGGCGGCATCGGACTTCCCGGCGGTGCGGTCTGGGTGGACCGGCACGTGATCACCGGCCGACTGCGGCACACCCTGGTCAGCCTCGCCGGTCCGGCCACCAACGTGGTGTTCGCGCTGGTGCTGGTGGCGGTGCTGCGTCTCGGCTCGTCGGGCGGCGGGCCGGTGGAGTTCTGGGCCGCCGTCGCCCTGCTCGCCTTCCTCCAGGTCACCGCCAGCCTGCTCAACCTGCTCCCGGTGCCCGGACTCGACGGCGGCAACATGATCCAGCCGTGGCTGAGCCCGCCCTACCGGCGGATGTACGACCTCTTCGCGCCGTACGGCTTCATCCTGCTGTTCGCGCTGCTGTGGAATCCGACGATCGGCGGCTGGTTCTTCGACGCGGTCTTCGCCATCGGTGACGTCCTGGGCCTGCCGCCCTGGCTCTACGCCACCGGCCTGGACCTGGTCCGTTTCTGGCAGAGCTGA
- the cobU gene encoding bifunctional adenosylcobinamide kinase/adenosylcobinamide-phosphate guanylyltransferase yields the protein MSLDGWNTLLVLGGIRSGKSEFAEALVADAVSVRYVATAAGGGDDDAEWAARIAAHRERRPETWSTEETADDPRRLADVIAHARPDETLLVDDLGGWVTVLLDPAHQPADDTVTVAELAAAVRDCPARLVLVSPEVGLSLVPTTPLGRAFTDALGAVNRAVADACDAVVLVVAGQPVRLKPAAPEHAPTAEPSPERSTAAVNGTAVPAQAGPNDARPVDGVAALPASPPVTTPEAPAASAPVPAADDTGWTAPTMTLPVADTGLVIQPGMELPMPDDYAGPQAVERLATLDVPGTGLGVLEQVVSFAAATQGTPTPAPWQSVRVLLLHGDHDGGSAAGARAGESARRAEAARAGQGVLARLAAESGAGLQVVEAPTAAAIEHGPALTAEQVDAALRYGWRLAEEAVDAGVQLLVVAACGAGTEAAAAAVLAATAGAEAPAVLGRVITENGEIDDVAWMARCAAVRDALHRTRRASRDAKDVLAQLGGGDIAVATGILLGATARRTPVLLDGPVGVAAGLVSRDLAGQARHWCMLADHGGHPAVKLASDVLGLSPLAQLRLDLGEGANALTVLPLLRSALALAAALPPRPSHDTADAGDVDATDEPDPAEEDEPDFREPEPAGPGPTSTEPAEQGTHAG from the coding sequence ATGTCCCTAGACGGGTGGAACACGCTCCTGGTGCTCGGCGGCATCCGCTCCGGCAAGTCGGAGTTCGCCGAGGCCCTGGTGGCCGACGCGGTCTCGGTCCGGTACGTGGCCACCGCCGCCGGCGGAGGCGACGACGACGCGGAGTGGGCGGCACGGATCGCCGCGCACCGGGAGCGCCGGCCGGAGACCTGGAGCACCGAGGAGACGGCGGACGATCCGCGTCGACTGGCCGACGTGATCGCCCACGCCCGGCCGGACGAGACGTTGCTCGTCGACGACCTCGGCGGCTGGGTCACGGTGCTGCTCGACCCGGCCCACCAGCCGGCCGACGACACCGTCACCGTCGCCGAGCTGGCCGCCGCCGTCCGGGACTGCCCGGCACGGCTGGTGCTGGTCAGTCCCGAGGTCGGGCTCTCCCTGGTGCCGACCACGCCGCTGGGCCGGGCGTTCACCGACGCGCTCGGCGCGGTCAACCGGGCCGTCGCCGACGCCTGCGACGCCGTGGTGCTGGTGGTCGCCGGCCAGCCGGTCCGGTTGAAGCCGGCCGCGCCGGAGCACGCACCGACCGCCGAGCCCTCGCCGGAGCGGTCCACCGCCGCCGTCAACGGCACGGCGGTGCCCGCACAGGCCGGCCCGAACGACGCGCGGCCGGTCGACGGTGTCGCGGCGCTGCCGGCGTCGCCGCCGGTGACCACCCCGGAGGCACCGGCCGCGTCCGCGCCGGTCCCGGCGGCCGACGACACCGGGTGGACGGCACCCACCATGACGCTGCCGGTGGCCGACACCGGTCTGGTCATCCAGCCGGGCATGGAACTGCCCATGCCCGACGACTACGCCGGTCCGCAGGCGGTGGAGCGACTCGCCACGCTCGACGTGCCGGGTACCGGGCTCGGCGTCCTGGAACAGGTGGTCTCGTTCGCCGCCGCCACGCAGGGCACCCCGACCCCGGCACCCTGGCAGTCGGTCCGGGTGCTGCTGCTGCACGGCGACCACGACGGCGGGAGCGCCGCCGGAGCCCGGGCCGGGGAGTCGGCCCGGCGCGCCGAGGCGGCCCGCGCCGGTCAGGGCGTGCTCGCCCGGCTCGCCGCCGAGAGCGGAGCAGGTCTGCAGGTGGTGGAGGCGCCCACCGCCGCCGCCATCGAGCACGGCCCGGCGCTCACCGCCGAGCAGGTCGACGCCGCGCTGCGGTACGGCTGGCGGCTGGCCGAGGAGGCCGTGGACGCCGGCGTGCAACTGCTGGTGGTGGCGGCGTGCGGCGCCGGCACCGAGGCTGCTGCGGCGGCAGTGCTGGCCGCGACCGCCGGTGCCGAGGCGCCCGCCGTGCTCGGCCGCGTGATCACCGAGAACGGCGAGATCGACGACGTGGCCTGGATGGCCCGTTGCGCGGCCGTCCGGGACGCCCTGCACCGCACCCGGCGCGCCTCCCGCGACGCCAAGGACGTGCTGGCCCAGCTCGGCGGCGGCGACATCGCCGTGGCCACCGGCATCCTGCTGGGGGCGACCGCGCGCCGCACGCCGGTGCTGCTGGACGGGCCGGTCGGCGTGGCCGCCGGCCTGGTCAGTCGGGACCTGGCCGGGCAGGCGCGGCACTGGTGCATGCTGGCCGACCACGGCGGGCACCCGGCCGTCAAGCTCGCCTCCGACGTGCTCGGCCTGAGCCCGCTCGCGCAGCTGCGGCTGGACCTCGGCGAGGGGGCCAACGCGTTGACCGTGCTGCCGCTGCTGCGCTCGGCGCTGGCGCTGGCCGCCGCGCTGCCGCCGCGCCCGTCGCACGACACGGCCGACGCCGGCGACGTGGACGCGACCGACGAGCCGGATCCGGCCGAGGAGGACGAGCCGGACTTCCGCGAGCCCGAGCCGGCAGGTCCGGGACCGACCAGCACCGAACCGGCGGAGCAGGGCACGCATGCCGGCTGA
- a CDS encoding adenosylcobinamide-GDP ribazoletransferase: MPAEPRLGDGARLALTTFTILPVRAGRIDRTTAGTAMALAPVVGALLAVPLGGLLLLLGTVTAPLVAAGVTVAAGALLTRGLHLDGLADTVDALGSYRRGPAALEIMKKPDVGPFGVVALVLVLLVQAAALAELAGRSRSAAFAAVLAALAAGRLGVSLACRRGVPAARPDGLGAMVAGTVGPVTLAVATAAVALAAVPAVPDRPWQGPLVVLAALAVAAGLLRHVVRRLGGITGDVLGATVELVTTLVYLGLVLSG; this comes from the coding sequence ATGCCGGCTGAGCCCCGGCTCGGCGACGGGGCGCGGCTGGCCCTGACCACCTTCACCATCCTGCCGGTACGCGCCGGCCGGATCGACCGGACCACGGCCGGTACGGCGATGGCGCTCGCCCCGGTGGTCGGCGCCCTGCTGGCCGTGCCGCTCGGCGGACTCCTGCTGCTGCTCGGCACGGTCACCGCACCGCTGGTCGCCGCCGGGGTGACCGTCGCGGCGGGCGCCCTGCTCACCCGGGGCCTGCACCTGGACGGGCTGGCCGACACGGTGGACGCCCTCGGGTCGTACCGGCGGGGGCCGGCCGCGCTGGAGATCATGAAGAAGCCGGACGTCGGGCCCTTCGGTGTGGTCGCCCTGGTGCTCGTCCTGCTGGTGCAGGCCGCCGCGCTGGCGGAGTTGGCCGGCCGGTCCCGGTCGGCGGCGTTCGCGGCGGTGCTGGCGGCCCTGGCGGCCGGTCGGCTCGGGGTCTCGCTGGCCTGTCGGCGGGGTGTCCCGGCAGCCCGCCCGGACGGACTCGGTGCGATGGTCGCCGGCACCGTCGGGCCGGTCACGCTGGCCGTGGCGACGGCCGCCGTGGCACTGGCGGCAGTGCCGGCCGTGCCGGACCGCCCGTGGCAGGGGCCGCTGGTCGTGCTCGCCGCGCTGGCCGTCGCGGCCGGGCTGCTGCGACACGTGGTACGCCGCCTCGGCGGCATCACCGGCGACGTGCTCGGCGCCACCGTGGAGCTGGTCACCACGCTGGTCTACCTGGGTCTGGTGCTGTCCGGCTGA
- a CDS encoding DUF2314 domain-containing protein, with protein MLITDDFLPVPVPESLTATYLVPTVGLPSVTARTAVRRLAGRLAEPVHGLAVQMLDSPLMSVDIRPIGEFPALPPDLLTAFGATQAQLDRLGAASHLVVVQAEYRPGWPPAHEWAARAVAAAVAEEVGGDVVDVFGLQFLDPAAALRSLPDAEGRVRLVDWVLVPYSSDAEGLWFTTKGLRRFGLLELQTQGVPDHLTRAWGAVMTGAARRLLRDWTDGLAGDEVPAFVPLPVLATVTGHDIAVAYGNPEQHGATAPVLLRLELDPATDPEADSFLSLRPPAGHPGPDGRYFAAACGTLFAGIQPDVRYARSGDAMSRAVATARAGLGDIRARFRAGQLPSETQLVVKYGLPGDDGPEYVWAGVTTWETPERIVGASASDANTDPSVRIGSPVEVETTDIVDWAVLGTSGVVEGGWTQAVLDAGEPPRP; from the coding sequence ATGCTCATCACCGACGACTTCCTGCCCGTACCGGTCCCGGAGTCGCTCACCGCGACCTATCTGGTGCCGACGGTGGGGCTGCCGTCGGTGACCGCCCGCACGGCGGTCCGCAGGCTGGCCGGCCGGCTGGCCGAGCCGGTGCACGGGCTCGCCGTGCAGATGTTGGACAGCCCGCTGATGAGCGTCGACATCCGCCCGATCGGCGAGTTCCCCGCCCTGCCGCCGGACCTGCTCACCGCGTTCGGGGCCACGCAGGCGCAGCTCGACCGGCTGGGTGCCGCGAGCCATCTGGTCGTGGTGCAGGCCGAGTACCGGCCGGGGTGGCCGCCCGCCCACGAGTGGGCGGCCCGCGCGGTGGCCGCCGCCGTGGCCGAGGAGGTCGGCGGCGACGTGGTCGACGTGTTCGGGTTGCAGTTCCTGGACCCGGCGGCGGCGCTGCGGTCGCTGCCGGACGCCGAGGGCCGGGTCCGGCTGGTCGACTGGGTGCTGGTGCCGTACTCCTCGGACGCCGAGGGTCTCTGGTTCACCACCAAGGGACTGCGCCGCTTCGGTCTGCTGGAGTTGCAGACCCAGGGCGTGCCGGACCACCTCACCCGGGCCTGGGGCGCGGTGATGACCGGCGCCGCCCGGCGGCTGCTGCGGGACTGGACCGACGGGCTGGCCGGCGACGAGGTGCCCGCGTTCGTGCCGCTGCCGGTGCTGGCCACGGTCACCGGCCACGACATCGCGGTCGCGTACGGCAACCCGGAGCAGCACGGGGCGACCGCGCCGGTGCTGCTCCGGCTGGAGCTGGACCCGGCCACCGACCCGGAGGCCGACTCGTTCCTGAGCCTGCGCCCACCGGCCGGGCACCCCGGCCCGGACGGGCGCTACTTCGCCGCCGCCTGCGGCACCCTGTTCGCCGGTATCCAGCCCGACGTGCGGTACGCGCGCTCCGGCGACGCGATGAGCCGGGCGGTCGCCACCGCCCGCGCCGGGCTGGGCGACATCCGGGCCCGTTTCCGCGCCGGTCAGCTCCCGTCGGAGACGCAGCTCGTGGTCAAGTACGGGCTGCCCGGCGACGACGGCCCGGAGTACGTCTGGGCCGGGGTGACCACGTGGGAGACGCCGGAGCGGATCGTCGGCGCCAGCGCCAGCGACGCCAACACCGACCCCTCGGTCCGCATCGGCTCGCCGGTGGAGGTCGAGACCACCGACATCGTCGACTGGGCCGTCCTGGGCACCTCCGGCGTCGTCGAGGGCGGCTGGACCCAGGCGGTCCTGGACGCCGGTGAGCCGCCCCGCCCCTGA
- the gcvT gene encoding glycine cleavage system aminomethyltransferase GcvT: MTDVTTDAAETRLRRSPLAGRHSALGAKFAPFGGWEMPLEYAGGGVLREHTAVRTDVGVFDVSHLGKARVTGPGAAEFVNSCLSNDLRRIGPGRAQYTLCCDEATGGVVDDIIAYLYADDHVFLIPNAANTAEVVRRLRAASPEQVTVTDEHEEYAVLAVQGPRSAALLAGLRLPTDHGYMSFSPASLDGVALTVCRTGYTGELGFELVVPAADAVTVWDALFAADPAPRACGLAARDTLRTEMGYPLHGQDLSLDISPVQARSGWAVGWDKPAFWGRAALLAEKTAGPARTLRGLEAVDRAIPRPGMAVYHGDTRVGTVTSGTFSPTRKQGIALALVDTAPALADGTELQVDVRGRRLPVRLTRPPFVDPSVK; this comes from the coding sequence ATGACCGACGTGACCACCGACGCCGCCGAGACCCGGCTGCGTCGTTCTCCGCTGGCCGGGCGACACTCCGCACTCGGCGCCAAGTTCGCCCCGTTCGGCGGTTGGGAGATGCCGCTGGAGTACGCCGGTGGCGGAGTGCTGCGGGAACACACCGCGGTGCGTACCGACGTCGGCGTGTTCGACGTCTCGCACCTGGGCAAGGCGCGCGTGACCGGGCCGGGCGCGGCGGAGTTCGTCAACTCCTGCCTCAGCAACGACCTGCGGCGGATCGGGCCCGGCCGGGCGCAGTACACGCTCTGCTGCGACGAGGCCACCGGCGGCGTGGTGGACGACATCATCGCCTACCTGTACGCCGACGACCACGTCTTCCTGATCCCGAACGCCGCGAACACCGCCGAGGTGGTGCGCCGGCTGCGCGCCGCCTCGCCGGAGCAGGTCACGGTCACCGACGAGCACGAGGAGTACGCGGTCCTGGCGGTCCAGGGACCGCGTTCGGCGGCGCTGCTGGCCGGACTGCGCCTGCCCACCGACCACGGGTACATGAGCTTCTCGCCGGCCTCCCTCGACGGCGTCGCGTTGACCGTGTGCCGCACCGGCTACACCGGTGAGCTGGGCTTCGAGCTGGTGGTCCCGGCGGCCGACGCGGTCACCGTCTGGGACGCCCTGTTCGCCGCCGACCCGGCGCCGCGCGCCTGCGGGCTGGCCGCCCGGGACACCCTGCGCACCGAGATGGGATACCCGCTGCACGGGCAGGACCTGTCGCTGGACATCAGCCCGGTGCAGGCCCGGTCCGGCTGGGCGGTGGGCTGGGACAAGCCGGCCTTCTGGGGCCGTGCCGCGCTGCTCGCGGAGAAGACCGCCGGTCCGGCGCGTACGCTGCGCGGCTTGGAGGCCGTCGACCGGGCCATCCCGCGCCCCGGCATGGCGGTGTACCACGGCGACACCCGGGTCGGCACGGTCACCAGCGGCACGTTCAGCCCGACCCGCAAGCAGGGCATCGCGCTCGCGCTGGTCGACACCGCCCCGGCCCTGGCCGACGGCACCGAACTCCAGGTGGACGTGCGCGGTCGTCGCCTGCCGGTCCGGCTGACCCGACCGCCTTTCGTCGACCCCTCCGTGAAGTGA
- a CDS encoding leucyl aminopeptidase — protein MTSPSTTLSLVDTDPAELAVDAIVIGVHSTTGEQDATSGLAGTLLLASGAESIAAAFDGKLTETLALLGATGGPGEVIKLATLGTVTAPLVAAVGLGPEPTGAAPAPETLRRAAGAAVRALAGASRVALALPLPDDADGPAALRAVGEGALLGGYRFAGYKTRPQPNRREPVAEVLVAVPDAADAGAQAEVTRARTVAAAVRQTRDWVNVAPNELRPPVFADAVAEAGRAAGLEVEVLDEVALRAGGYGGIIAVGQGSEAPPRLVKLTWTPDGGGTGKRVALVGKGITFDTGGISIKPAQGMWEMKSDMAGAAAVAATMLAVAELKPAVTVTAYVPMAENMPSGTSYRPGDVITMFNGKNVEVLNTDAEGRMILGDAMARACADGCDYLFETSTLTGGQVVALGKRISGLMGTAELCERVRDAGDAVGEPAWPMPLPDDVRKGMDSDVADISQVNAGMDRAGHMLQGGVFLREFVTDDVAWAHIDIAGPSYHSGEATGYWTKGGTGVPVRTLLHLIDDVTANG, from the coding sequence GTGACATCGCCCAGCACCACCCTGAGCCTGGTCGACACCGACCCCGCCGAACTCGCCGTCGACGCGATCGTGATCGGCGTGCACAGTACGACCGGTGAGCAGGACGCCACCAGCGGCCTCGCCGGCACCCTGCTGCTCGCCAGCGGCGCCGAGAGCATCGCCGCCGCCTTCGACGGCAAGCTGACCGAGACGCTGGCGCTGCTCGGCGCCACCGGCGGACCGGGCGAGGTGATCAAACTGGCCACCCTGGGCACCGTCACCGCCCCGCTGGTCGCCGCCGTGGGACTCGGACCGGAGCCGACCGGCGCGGCACCCGCCCCGGAGACCCTGCGGCGGGCGGCGGGGGCCGCCGTACGGGCGCTGGCCGGCGCGTCCCGGGTGGCGCTCGCGCTGCCGCTGCCGGACGACGCCGACGGCCCTGCCGCGCTGCGCGCGGTCGGCGAGGGAGCGCTGCTCGGCGGCTACCGCTTCGCCGGTTACAAGACCCGCCCGCAGCCGAACCGGCGCGAGCCGGTGGCCGAGGTGCTGGTCGCGGTGCCGGACGCCGCGGACGCCGGCGCGCAGGCCGAGGTGACGCGGGCCCGCACGGTGGCCGCCGCGGTCCGGCAGACCCGCGACTGGGTCAACGTCGCCCCGAACGAGCTGCGCCCGCCGGTCTTCGCCGACGCGGTCGCCGAGGCCGGCCGGGCGGCGGGCCTGGAGGTCGAGGTGCTCGACGAGGTCGCCCTGCGTGCGGGCGGCTACGGCGGCATCATCGCGGTCGGTCAGGGCTCGGAGGCACCGCCGCGCCTGGTCAAGCTGACCTGGACCCCGGACGGCGGAGGCACCGGCAAGCGGGTGGCACTGGTCGGCAAGGGCATCACCTTCGACACCGGCGGCATCTCGATCAAGCCGGCGCAGGGCATGTGGGAGATGAAGTCCGACATGGCCGGCGCGGCGGCGGTGGCCGCCACCATGCTGGCCGTCGCGGAGCTGAAGCCGGCGGTGACGGTGACCGCGTACGTGCCGATGGCGGAGAACATGCCGTCGGGGACGTCGTACCGGCCGGGCGACGTGATCACCATGTTCAACGGCAAGAACGTCGAGGTGCTCAACACCGACGCCGAGGGCCGGATGATCCTCGGTGACGCGATGGCCCGGGCCTGCGCGGACGGCTGCGACTACCTCTTCGAGACCTCCACCCTCACCGGCGGGCAGGTGGTCGCGCTGGGCAAGCGGATCTCCGGCCTGATGGGCACCGCCGAGCTGTGCGAGCGGGTCCGTGACGCCGGTGACGCGGTCGGCGAGCCGGCCTGGCCGATGCCGCTGCCGGACGACGTGCGCAAGGGCATGGACTCGGACGTGGCCGACATCTCGCAGGTCAACGCCGGCATGGACCGGGCCGGTCACATGTTGCAGGGCGGTGTGTTCCTGCGCGAGTTCGTCACCGACGACGTCGCCTGGGCGCACATCGACATCGCCGGCCCGTCGTACCACTCGGGCGAGGCGACCGGCTACTGGACCAAGGGCGGCACCGGCGTCCCGGTCCGTACCCTGCTGCACCTGATCGACGACGTCACCGCAAACGGCTGA
- the lpdA gene encoding dihydrolipoyl dehydrogenase: MSEPNDATFDIVILGGGSGGYATALRAAQLGLNVALVEKGKLGGTCLHNGCIPTKALLHAAEIADQTRESEQFGIKAELVGIDMAGVNAYKDGVISRLYKGLQGLVGGSKNITFVAGAGKLVAPNAVEVDGKRYTGRNVVLASGSYAKSLPGLEVDGERVITSDHALTLDRVPSSAIVLGGGVIGVEFASVWKSFGVDVTIVEALPRLVAAEDEDSSKALERAFRKRKINFKVGKPFEKVEKTDNGVKLTIAGGDTVEAELLLVAVGRGPNTADLGYEEQGVKTDRGYVLTDERLRTSVPNVYAVGDIVPGLQLAHRGFQQGIFVAEEIAGQNPAVIDEAGIPRVTYSEPELASVGLTEAKAKEQYGADKIKTYNYNLGGNGKSQILKTAGFVKLVRVDDGPVVGVHMVGARVGELVGEAQLIYNWEAYPGEVAQLVHAHPTQNEALGEAHLALAGKPLHAHA, encoded by the coding sequence GTGAGCGAGCCGAACGACGCAACCTTCGACATCGTCATCCTCGGAGGTGGCAGTGGCGGCTACGCGACCGCCCTGCGCGCCGCCCAGCTGGGCCTGAACGTCGCGCTGGTCGAGAAGGGCAAGCTGGGCGGGACCTGCCTGCACAACGGCTGCATCCCGACCAAGGCGCTGTTGCACGCGGCCGAGATCGCCGACCAGACCCGCGAGTCGGAGCAGTTCGGCATCAAGGCCGAGCTGGTCGGCATCGACATGGCCGGGGTGAACGCGTACAAGGACGGCGTGATCTCCCGCCTCTACAAGGGTCTGCAGGGCCTGGTCGGCGGCTCCAAGAACATCACCTTCGTGGCCGGGGCCGGCAAGCTGGTCGCCCCGAACGCGGTCGAGGTGGACGGCAAGCGGTACACCGGCCGCAACGTGGTGCTGGCCTCCGGCTCGTACGCCAAGAGCCTGCCGGGCCTGGAGGTCGACGGCGAGCGGGTCATCACCAGCGACCACGCCCTGACCCTGGACCGCGTCCCGAGTTCGGCGATCGTGCTCGGCGGCGGTGTGATCGGCGTCGAGTTCGCCAGCGTGTGGAAGTCCTTCGGGGTGGACGTGACCATCGTCGAGGCGCTGCCCCGCCTGGTCGCCGCCGAGGACGAGGATTCGTCGAAGGCGCTGGAGCGGGCGTTCCGCAAGCGGAAGATCAACTTCAAGGTCGGCAAGCCGTTCGAGAAGGTCGAGAAGACCGACAACGGCGTCAAGCTCACCATCGCCGGTGGCGACACGGTCGAGGCCGAGCTGCTGCTGGTCGCCGTCGGCCGGGGCCCGAACACCGCCGACCTCGGCTACGAGGAGCAGGGCGTCAAGACCGACCGTGGGTACGTCCTGACCGACGAGCGGCTGCGCACCAGCGTGCCGAACGTGTACGCGGTCGGCGACATCGTGCCCGGCCTCCAGCTCGCCCACCGTGGCTTCCAGCAGGGCATCTTCGTCGCCGAGGAGATCGCCGGCCAGAACCCCGCCGTGATCGACGAGGCGGGCATCCCCCGGGTCACCTACTCCGAGCCGGAGCTGGCCTCGGTCGGCCTCACCGAGGCCAAGGCCAAGGAGCAGTACGGCGCCGACAAGATCAAGACGTACAACTACAACCTCGGCGGCAACGGCAAGAGCCAGATCCTCAAGACGGCCGGCTTCGTGAAGCTCGTCCGGGTCGACGACGGCCCGGTGGTCGGCGTGCACATGGTCGGCGCCCGGGTCGGTGAGCTGGTCGGCGAGGCGCAGCTGATCTACAACTGGGAGGCGTACCCGGGCGAGGTGGCCCAGCTGGTGCACGCCCACCCGACGCAGAACGAAGCCCTGGGCGAGGCGCACCTGGCCCTCGCCGGCAAGCCGCTGCACGCGCACGCCTGA